A stretch of Pseudomonas sp. LS.1a DNA encodes these proteins:
- a CDS encoding ABC transporter ATP-binding protein: MIRLRGGSRSFQLGEQRVMGLDGLDLDIAAGDYMAVMGPSGSGKSTLLNILGLLDAPSAGEYWLQGEATAALSEARRAQLRSRLIGFVFQSYHLIARLTVLENIELPMVLAGIGAAQRRKRSSQLVARLGLGDRLAHRPAELSGGQRQRVAIARAMVMQPALLLADEPTGNLDSQAGAEVFSLLEELNGEGLTLIVVTHDASLGARAQRQLHMRDGRIHNIAPQRALA; encoded by the coding sequence ATGATCCGCCTGCGCGGCGGCAGCCGCAGCTTCCAGCTGGGCGAACAACGGGTGATGGGGCTGGACGGCCTGGACCTGGACATCGCAGCCGGTGACTACATGGCAGTGATGGGCCCTTCGGGCTCGGGCAAGTCGACCCTGCTGAACATCCTTGGCCTGCTCGATGCGCCGAGCGCCGGCGAGTACTGGCTGCAGGGCGAGGCCACGGCGGCGCTGAGCGAGGCGCGCCGCGCCCAGTTGCGCAGCCGACTGATAGGCTTCGTTTTCCAGTCCTACCACCTGATCGCACGGCTGACGGTGCTGGAAAACATCGAGCTGCCGATGGTCCTCGCTGGCATCGGTGCGGCGCAACGGCGCAAACGCAGCAGCCAATTGGTGGCCCGCCTGGGGCTGGGCGATCGCCTTGCCCACCGCCCGGCCGAGCTGTCCGGTGGCCAGCGCCAGCGCGTCGCGATCGCCCGGGCGATGGTCATGCAACCGGCGCTGTTGTTGGCCGACGAGCCCACCGGCAATCTCGATAGCCAGGCCGGCGCCGAGGTCTTCAGCCTGCTGGAAGAGCTCAACGGCGAGGGTCTGACCCTGATAGTGGTGACCCACGACGCCAGCCTTGGCGCCCGCGCACAGCGCCAGCTACACATGCGTGACGGGCGCATCCACAATATTGCGCCGCAGCGGGCGCTGGCCTGA
- a CDS encoding ABC transporter permease gives MRWQDGLRLTSSALTCRPLRSLLTLLGVAIGIAAVALLTAIGEGVRGYVLENFSQFGTRIITVRPGKTQTSGLGGLLGSVRPLTISDTDALRRLPHVEAAVPIIQGSGDVQFGQLSRRSDILGGGHQLAQAWRMQLSLGEFLPAARDGRSPPYVVLGHQLRAELFGARNPLGELIRVGGVRFRVIGVMEKKGQLLGFNLDDIAYIPVDWAQSLFNRTGVVKAHVVFGAGTTSKALSRQIREVLGERHGAEDFSLTTQDDMLRSFNRVLGTLSLAIGALGGISLLVGAVGILTIMTTAVGERTAEIGLLRAIGASPRQVLGLFLAEATLLSLAGGLLGLLLMGLLLGLLHLAMPSLPLALHPLFLLLALLLAAVLGVLAGLAPALRAARLHPVAALRSE, from the coding sequence ATGCGCTGGCAAGATGGTCTCCGGCTGACCAGCTCGGCGCTGACCTGCCGCCCCTTGCGCAGCCTGCTGACCCTGCTCGGGGTAGCGATCGGCATAGCCGCCGTGGCGCTGCTCACGGCCATCGGCGAGGGCGTGCGCGGCTATGTGCTGGAGAACTTCTCGCAGTTCGGTACGCGGATCATCACCGTGCGCCCGGGCAAGACCCAGACCAGCGGCCTCGGCGGCCTGCTCGGCAGCGTACGGCCACTGACCATCAGTGACACCGATGCCCTGCGGCGCTTGCCGCATGTCGAGGCGGCTGTGCCGATCATTCAGGGTAGCGGGGATGTCCAGTTCGGCCAGCTGAGCCGGCGCAGCGACATTCTCGGTGGTGGCCATCAATTGGCACAGGCCTGGCGCATGCAGCTGAGCCTGGGCGAGTTCCTGCCCGCGGCCCGTGACGGTCGTTCGCCGCCCTATGTGGTGCTCGGCCATCAGCTGCGTGCCGAGCTGTTCGGTGCGCGCAATCCGCTGGGCGAGTTGATTCGCGTCGGCGGCGTGCGTTTCCGGGTGATCGGCGTGATGGAAAAGAAGGGCCAGTTGCTCGGTTTCAACCTCGACGATATCGCCTACATCCCGGTGGATTGGGCGCAAAGCCTGTTCAACCGCACCGGGGTGGTCAAAGCCCATGTAGTGTTCGGCGCAGGCACCACTTCAAAGGCGTTGAGCCGGCAGATTCGCGAGGTGCTTGGCGAACGGCACGGCGCGGAGGACTTCAGCCTGACCACCCAGGATGACATGCTGCGCAGCTTCAACCGCGTGCTCGGCACCCTGAGCCTGGCCATCGGTGCCTTGGGGGGTATTTCGCTGTTGGTTGGCGCGGTCGGCATTCTCACCATCATGACGACCGCTGTGGGCGAGCGCACGGCGGAAATCGGCCTGTTGCGGGCGATTGGCGCCAGCCCGCGGCAGGTGCTCGGGCTGTTTCTCGCCGAAGCGACGCTGCTGTCCCTGGCCGGTGGCTTGCTTGGCCTGCTGTTGATGGGCCTGCTGCTCGGGCTACTGCACCTGGCCATGCCGAGCCTGCCCTTGGCGCTGCATCCGCTGTTTCTGCTACTGGCGCTGCTGCTGGCGGCGGTGCTGGGGGTTCTCGCCGGCCTGGCTCCGGCATTGCGGGCCGCCCGCCTGCATCCGGTGGCGGCGCTGCGCAGTGAGTAG
- a CDS encoding ABC transporter permease, with protein MRAADALGFWLGALRGHRSRSLMLLLAIAIGVVAVNLLTGLGAGARAFVLNEFSLLGRDILIVFPGRKETTGRMPPLTGLTPHELTLQDVQAITRLPGIRRVAPQQAGQMEVIVGNRNREVLTLGTTRDFFAIRQLTVVQGQPLPALDPEQAEAVCVIGGKLRRELFGERPALGEWLRAGDRRFRVVGILGERGESLGMDFAEMLIIPVASAQALFNSEGLSRVFVEVHGPSVLDRSKRLILAALKERHEGEEDVTLVSQDSLLSAFDHILAVLTLAVAGIAAISLVVAGILIMNVTWIAVSQRSAEIGLLKAIGVTAAQLRLLFLGEAALLALTGALAGLLLAETLLWLGRLAFDLPLYAPWWARAGAVLLALGTALLFAWLPAARASALEPVAALRPPGAH; from the coding sequence ATGCGCGCTGCCGATGCCCTGGGCTTCTGGCTCGGCGCTTTGCGTGGGCACCGCTCGCGCAGCCTGATGCTACTGCTGGCCATCGCCATCGGGGTGGTGGCGGTCAACCTGCTCACCGGCCTTGGCGCTGGGGCGCGGGCCTTTGTGCTGAACGAGTTCTCGCTGCTCGGGCGCGACATCCTGATCGTTTTCCCGGGCCGCAAGGAAACCACGGGGCGAATGCCTCCGCTCACCGGCCTGACGCCGCACGAATTGACCTTGCAGGATGTCCAGGCCATCACCCGGCTGCCGGGCATCCGCCGGGTCGCGCCGCAACAGGCCGGGCAGATGGAGGTGATAGTCGGCAACCGCAATCGTGAGGTGCTGACCCTGGGCACCACCCGGGACTTCTTCGCCATTCGCCAACTGACGGTCGTCCAGGGCCAACCCCTGCCGGCGCTGGACCCTGAACAGGCCGAGGCCGTCTGCGTGATCGGCGGCAAACTCCGGCGCGAGCTGTTCGGCGAACGCCCGGCCCTGGGTGAATGGTTGCGCGCCGGCGACCGGCGCTTCCGGGTGGTCGGTATCCTCGGTGAGCGGGGCGAATCCCTGGGCATGGATTTCGCCGAGATGTTGATCATCCCGGTGGCCAGTGCCCAGGCCTTGTTCAATAGCGAAGGGTTGTCGCGGGTGTTTGTCGAGGTGCATGGTCCGAGCGTTCTCGACCGTAGCAAGCGCCTGATACTCGCCGCGCTCAAGGAGCGCCACGAGGGTGAGGAAGACGTCACCCTGGTCAGCCAGGACAGCCTGCTCAGCGCCTTCGACCACATACTCGCGGTGCTGACCCTGGCGGTGGCCGGGATTGCCGCGATCAGCCTGGTGGTGGCAGGCATCCTGATCATGAACGTGACCTGGATTGCGGTGAGCCAGCGCAGCGCCGAGATCGGCCTGCTCAAAGCCATAGGCGTGACGGCGGCGCAGCTGCGCCTGCTGTTCCTCGGCGAGGCGGCGCTGCTGGCCCTGACGGGGGCGCTGGCGGGGCTGCTGCTGGCCGAAACCTTGCTCTGGCTAGGGCGCCTGGCGTTCGATCTGCCGCTCTATGCACCCTGGTGGGCGCGGGCTGGCGCAGTACTGCTGGCACTCGGCACGGCACTGCTGTTTGCCTGGCTGCCGGCCGCTCGGGCCTCGGCGCTGGAGCCGGTGGCGGCGCTACGCCCGCCGGGAGCGCACTGA
- a CDS encoding efflux RND transporter periplasmic adaptor subunit produces the protein MRKLLIGSSILACLVVLGGWLSRPQPLPVRLLEVERGPVETVVANTRAGTLKSCRRSHLSFNVGGQVAELQVSEGQRVQPGQVLMRLRQDEQLARLQEAEARLEAQRNTREQRCQQALLDRRDLDRLGQLADRKLIAADRLDQAATKANLAKLMCSASAVLIREADASLQLQRSLLEQTTLRAPFAGVVAEINGELGEFVTPSPPGIPTPPAVDLIDDSCLYVEAPIDEVDAARVHPGTAVRISLDAFRGQHFTGRVSRIAPYVRELEKQARTVDVEVRFDQPPSDLALLTGYSADVEILLEQHASALRIPTETLLEGQRVLRYDPSARVLREVQVQTGLSNWRWTEVLAGLDEDARIVASLEQEGLKDTVAVIPLDATETEK, from the coding sequence ATGCGCAAATTATTGATTGGCTCGTCGATACTGGCTTGTCTGGTGGTGCTGGGCGGCTGGTTGAGTCGACCGCAGCCGTTGCCGGTCAGGCTGCTGGAGGTTGAGCGGGGGCCGGTGGAAACGGTGGTGGCCAATACGCGCGCGGGTACGCTGAAGTCCTGTCGACGCTCGCACCTGTCCTTCAATGTCGGCGGCCAGGTTGCCGAGTTGCAGGTCAGCGAGGGCCAGCGGGTCCAACCGGGCCAGGTGCTCATGCGCCTGCGCCAGGACGAGCAGCTGGCCAGGCTGCAGGAGGCCGAGGCGCGGCTGGAGGCCCAGCGCAACACCCGCGAACAGCGCTGCCAGCAAGCGCTCCTGGACCGGCGCGACCTTGATCGCCTGGGCCAGCTGGCCGACCGCAAGCTGATTGCCGCCGATCGCCTCGACCAGGCCGCGACCAAGGCCAACCTGGCGAAGCTGATGTGCAGTGCCAGTGCCGTGCTGATCCGCGAGGCCGACGCCAGCCTGCAGCTGCAGCGTTCACTGCTGGAGCAGACGACCCTGCGTGCGCCATTTGCCGGCGTAGTCGCAGAAATCAACGGCGAACTGGGTGAGTTCGTCACCCCTTCGCCGCCGGGTATTCCCACGCCACCGGCGGTCGACCTGATCGACGACAGCTGCCTGTATGTCGAGGCACCGATCGATGAGGTGGACGCTGCCCGGGTTCACCCCGGCACCGCCGTGCGGATCAGCCTGGATGCCTTCCGTGGCCAGCATTTCACCGGCCGCGTCAGCCGCATCGCACCCTATGTGCGTGAATTGGAGAAGCAGGCGCGTACCGTCGATGTCGAGGTTCGCTTCGACCAGCCGCCGTCAGACCTGGCCCTGCTCACCGGCTATAGCGCCGATGTCGAGATCCTCCTGGAGCAGCACGCAAGTGCTTTGCGCATCCCCACCGAAACCCTGCTGGAGGGGCAGCGTGTGCTGCGATATGACCCGAGCGCCCGGGTGTTGCGCGAGGTGCAGGTACAAACCGGGTTGAGCAACTGGCGCTGGACCGAGGTGCTCGCCGGGCTCGACGAGGACGCGCGTATCGTCGCCAGCCTCGAGCAGGAGGGGCTCAAGGATACCGTGGCGGTGATCCCGCTGGATGCCACGGAGACCGAAAAATGA
- a CDS encoding LexA family transcriptional regulator — translation MNTSGDRLKALLHECGLTPSDFAAQRSVTPQHVNNWFKRGVPLARLDEMADLFCVHRRWLRTGEGPKHHNPILRNCPPGPAPANPPTPLSAQGGRALKVPFYELHNGLLSPVASKHLCLPTKALKVLGVHADNAICLAMPASNMTPLIPLQATLAIDLGMTRVVEGETYALLHNGALRVNNLSLGQHGTLYLHSHDRRTYAVERYTAAQRQAQGLEILGWVFHWSHFRQQRPG, via the coding sequence ATGAACACATCCGGCGACCGCCTCAAAGCCCTGCTCCACGAATGTGGCCTGACCCCTTCCGATTTCGCCGCCCAGCGCAGCGTCACACCCCAGCACGTCAACAACTGGTTCAAGCGCGGTGTGCCCCTGGCCCGGCTGGACGAAATGGCCGACCTGTTCTGCGTGCATCGTCGCTGGTTGCGCACGGGCGAAGGGCCCAAACACCACAACCCGATCCTGCGCAACTGCCCGCCAGGGCCGGCGCCCGCCAACCCGCCCACGCCACTGTCGGCACAAGGCGGCCGGGCACTGAAGGTACCCTTTTACGAACTGCACAACGGCCTGCTGTCACCTGTGGCCAGCAAGCACCTGTGCCTGCCCACAAAAGCCCTGAAAGTGTTGGGTGTGCATGCCGACAACGCCATCTGCCTGGCCATGCCCGCCAGCAACATGACCCCGCTGATTCCGCTGCAGGCCACCCTGGCCATCGACCTGGGCATGACCCGGGTGGTCGAGGGCGAAACCTATGCCCTGCTGCACAACGGCGCGCTCCGGGTGAACAACCTCAGCCTCGGCCAGCACGGCACGCTGTACCTGCACAGCCATGACCGGCGCACCTATGCGGTAGAACGCTACACCGCCGCCCAGCGCCAGGCACAAGGGCTGGAAATTCTGGGCTGGGTATTCCACTGGTCGCATTTCCGCCAGCAACGGCCCGGCTGA
- a CDS encoding c-type cytochrome — MKKTITTLVAAGAVASVAVLGAAYSGLVNVGADDPHFPAVHAFLAMARERSIAVRARDIEVPDLKDEALIRTGAGNYNAMCIGCHLAPGVENTELSQALYPSPPNLARSGISGDPAAAFWIIKHGIKASGMPAWGKSMGDEYIWGIVAFLDQLPQLNAQQYKTMVTASGGHQHGGGESEMHNHEGQHGDNVPDHHGEQASGAGHHDEGHSKAHTHRDGKQHMHKD, encoded by the coding sequence ATGAAAAAAACAATAACAACGCTTGTTGCAGCAGGCGCAGTGGCCAGTGTGGCCGTGCTGGGTGCCGCGTACTCCGGCCTGGTCAATGTCGGAGCCGATGATCCCCATTTCCCCGCCGTGCATGCCTTTCTGGCCATGGCACGGGAGCGTTCGATCGCAGTGCGGGCCAGGGACATCGAGGTGCCAGACCTGAAAGATGAAGCGCTGATTCGTACTGGCGCCGGTAACTACAATGCCATGTGCATCGGTTGCCACCTCGCCCCTGGCGTCGAGAACACCGAGCTCAGCCAGGCTCTGTATCCATCACCCCCCAACCTTGCCAGGAGCGGGATCAGTGGCGACCCTGCGGCTGCGTTCTGGATCATCAAGCACGGCATCAAGGCCTCCGGCATGCCGGCCTGGGGCAAAAGCATGGGTGATGAATACATCTGGGGCATCGTCGCCTTCCTGGATCAGCTACCCCAGTTGAACGCCCAACAGTACAAGACAATGGTCACGGCCAGTGGCGGCCACCAGCATGGTGGTGGCGAAAGTGAAATGCACAACCATGAAGGCCAGCACGGCGACAACGTGCCTGACCACCATGGCGAGCAGGCCTCGGGCGCAGGCCATCATGATGAGGGGCATTCAAAGGCGCATACTCATCGCGATGGCAAGCAGCACATGCATAAAGACTGA
- a CDS encoding copper resistance protein B, with protein sequence MLNSLARPSLLALTVSLGVLGAAHSFAAEEMDHSTMDHGKMDHGSMQGMDHGTMDHGAMDHGAMNHGAMDHSKMNHGSADTPTTSRTPIPVLTDADRQAAFPPLGGHQMHDSAINSFFLLDQLEYQDADEGSTLAWDASGWIGGDINRLWIRSEGERTNGVTEDAELQLLYGRSISPWWDVVAGVRQDFKPESPQTWAAFGIQGMALYDFEAEATAFIGENGQTAARLEGDYDILLTNRLILQPTAEANFYGKNDPGRGVGSGLANTEVGLRLRYEIVRQFAPYIGVTWNRSYGKTADFIRDEGGDVDEARFVAGIRLWF encoded by the coding sequence ATGCTCAATAGCCTGGCACGACCATCGCTGCTGGCATTGACCGTTTCGCTCGGCGTGCTGGGGGCTGCGCACAGCTTCGCCGCTGAAGAAATGGACCATTCGACGATGGACCACGGCAAGATGGATCATGGCAGCATGCAGGGCATGGACCACGGCACCATGGATCATGGGGCTATGGACCATGGAGCCATGAACCATGGAGCGATGGACCATTCGAAAATGAACCACGGCTCGGCGGATACGCCGACGACCAGCCGTACCCCGATCCCGGTGCTGACCGATGCCGACCGCCAGGCGGCCTTCCCGCCGTTGGGCGGGCATCAGATGCACGACAGTGCGATCAACAGCTTCTTCCTGCTGGATCAGCTCGAGTACCAGGATGCCGATGAAGGCAGCACGCTGGCCTGGGATGCTTCTGGCTGGATAGGCGGCGATATCAACCGTCTGTGGATCCGCTCCGAAGGTGAACGCACCAACGGTGTCACCGAGGATGCCGAATTGCAGCTGCTGTACGGCCGCTCGATCAGCCCATGGTGGGATGTGGTTGCCGGGGTGCGCCAGGATTTCAAGCCTGAATCTCCCCAGACCTGGGCGGCGTTCGGTATCCAGGGCATGGCACTTTACGACTTCGAGGCCGAAGCCACTGCGTTCATTGGTGAGAACGGCCAGACTGCCGCGCGCCTGGAAGGCGACTACGACATTCTGCTGACCAACCGCCTGATCCTGCAGCCAACCGCTGAAGCCAATTTCTATGGCAAGAACGACCCTGGGCGCGGCGTGGGCTCCGGCCTGGCCAATACCGAAGTCGGGCTGCGCCTGCGCTATGAAATTGTCCGCCAGTTCGCCCCCTACATCGGCGTCACCTGGAACCGCTCCTACGGCAAAACCGCCGATTTCATCCGCGACGAGGGTGGTGATGTGGATGAAGCGCGTTTCGTGGCCGGTATTCGCCTGTGGTTTTGA
- a CDS encoding RtcB family protein, giving the protein MNILQVAGGKPVKLWTDGVPVEDDARKQLLNTARMPFIFKHLAVMPDVHLGKGSTIGSVIPTVGAIIPAAVGVDIGCGMIAARTSLHARDLPDNLHGLRSAIEHAVPHGKTFGKRDQGAWADVPAKADKAWGQLAGRFKAITDKYPRLEKTNNRHHLGTLGGGNHFIEVCLDEADRVWFMLHSGSRGVGNAIGNLFIELAQADMRQHLANLPDKDLAYFEEGSRHFADYVEAVEWAQDYARQNRELMMLAVVGAARKALGKPFEASLEAVNCHHNYVQREQHFGREVLVTRKGAVSAQKGQLGIIPGSMGAKSFIVRGLGNEEAFCSCSHGAGRLMSRTKAKSRFTVEDQRRATAHVECRKDKEVIDEIPMAYKDIDAVMRAQQELVEVVHTLRQVVCVKG; this is encoded by the coding sequence ATGAACATTCTCCAGGTCGCCGGCGGCAAGCCGGTCAAGTTGTGGACCGATGGCGTACCTGTCGAAGACGACGCCCGCAAGCAACTGCTCAACACGGCCAGGATGCCGTTCATCTTCAAGCACCTGGCAGTGATGCCCGACGTGCACCTGGGCAAGGGCTCGACCATCGGCAGCGTCATTCCCACCGTTGGCGCGATCATCCCCGCCGCGGTCGGTGTGGACATCGGCTGCGGCATGATCGCCGCGCGCACGTCGCTGCACGCCCGCGACCTGCCGGACAACCTGCATGGCCTGCGCAGTGCCATCGAACACGCCGTGCCACACGGCAAGACCTTCGGCAAACGTGACCAGGGCGCCTGGGCCGATGTGCCAGCCAAGGCGGACAAGGCCTGGGGGCAACTGGCCGGGCGCTTCAAGGCCATCACTGACAAGTACCCGCGGCTGGAGAAGACCAATAACCGCCATCACCTGGGGACGCTGGGCGGTGGCAACCATTTCATCGAGGTGTGCCTGGACGAGGCCGACCGCGTCTGGTTCATGTTGCACAGCGGCTCCCGGGGCGTGGGCAATGCCATTGGCAACCTGTTCATCGAACTGGCCCAGGCCGACATGCGCCAGCACCTGGCCAACCTGCCGGACAAGGACCTGGCGTACTTCGAGGAAGGCAGCCGCCATTTCGCCGACTACGTCGAAGCGGTGGAGTGGGCGCAGGACTACGCCAGGCAGAACCGCGAGCTGATGATGCTGGCGGTGGTCGGTGCGGCGCGCAAGGCGCTGGGCAAACCGTTCGAGGCCAGCCTGGAAGCGGTGAACTGCCACCACAACTATGTGCAGCGCGAGCAGCATTTTGGCCGAGAGGTGCTGGTGACGCGCAAGGGCGCGGTGTCGGCGCAGAAGGGGCAGCTGGGCATCATTCCAGGTTCCATGGGGGCCAAGAGCTTCATCGTACGGGGGCTGGGCAACGAGGAAGCGTTCTGTTCCTGCAGCCATGGTGCCGGCCGGTTGATGAGCCGGACCAAGGCCAAGAGCCGCTTCACCGTGGAAGACCAGCGGCGGGCCACGGCGCATGTGGAATGCCGCAAGGACAAGGAGGTAATCGACGAGATACCCATGGCCTACAAGGACATCGATGCGGTGATGCGCGCGCAGCAGGAACTGGTGGAGGTGGTGCACACCTTGCGGCAGGTGGTGTGTGTGAAGGGCTGA
- a CDS encoding copper resistance system multicopper oxidase, giving the protein MQSKTTRRSFVKGLAATGLLGGLGMWRTPVWAVTSPGQPNVLSGTDFDLYIGELPVNITGAARTAMAINGSIPGPILRWREGDTVTLRVRNRLQQDTSIHWHGIILPANMDGVPGLSFHGIAPDGMYEYRFKVQQNGTYWYHSHSGFQEQIGVYGALVIDAKEPEPFTYDRDYVVMLSDWTDEDPARVLSKLKKQSDYYNYHKRTVGDFVNDVSEMGWSAAVADRKMWAEMKMSPTDLADVSGYTYTYLMNGQAPDGNWTGVFKPGEKIRLRFINGSAMTYFDVRIPGLKMTVVAADGQHVKPVSVDEFRIAVAETYDVIVEPENEQAYTIFAQSMDRTGYSRGTLAVREGLQAPVPAVDPRPIISMSDMGMDHGGMGGMDHGSMAGMDHGDMAGMDHGSMAGMDHGNMAGANAAMQSHPESETNNPLVDMQTMTPTPKLGDPGIGLRDNGRRVLTYADLRSTFPDPDGRAPGRTIELHLTGHMEKFAWSFDGIKFSDAEPLRLKYGERLRITLVNDTMMTHPIHLHGMWSDLEDENGNFMVRKHTIDMPPGSKRSYRVTADALGRWAYHCHLLFHMEMGMFREVRVDE; this is encoded by the coding sequence ATGCAAAGCAAAACCACCAGACGCTCCTTCGTCAAAGGCCTGGCCGCTACCGGACTACTTGGCGGGCTGGGCATGTGGCGCACGCCGGTCTGGGCCGTGACCAGCCCCGGCCAACCGAATGTGCTGAGCGGCACCGACTTCGACCTCTACATCGGTGAGCTGCCGGTCAACATTACCGGCGCTGCGCGCACAGCAATGGCCATCAACGGCTCCATACCCGGGCCCATTCTGCGCTGGCGCGAAGGCGATACCGTCACGCTGCGTGTGCGCAACCGCTTGCAGCAGGACACCTCCATTCACTGGCACGGCATCATCCTGCCGGCGAACATGGACGGCGTACCGGGCCTGAGCTTTCATGGCATCGCCCCCGACGGCATGTACGAGTACAGGTTCAAGGTCCAGCAGAACGGCACCTACTGGTACCACAGCCACTCCGGTTTCCAGGAGCAGATCGGGGTGTACGGCGCCCTGGTCATCGATGCAAAAGAGCCTGAGCCATTCACCTATGACCGAGACTATGTGGTCATGCTCAGCGACTGGACGGATGAAGACCCTGCCCGGGTGCTGTCCAAGCTCAAGAAGCAGTCCGACTATTACAACTACCACAAGCGCACGGTGGGTGATTTCGTCAACGACGTGAGCGAAATGGGCTGGTCCGCTGCGGTAGCCGACCGCAAGATGTGGGCCGAGATGAAGATGAGCCCCACCGATCTCGCCGACGTGAGCGGTTACACCTACACCTACCTGATGAACGGCCAGGCCCCGGACGGTAACTGGACGGGCGTGTTCAAGCCGGGCGAGAAAATCCGCCTGCGCTTCATCAACGGCTCGGCCATGACGTATTTCGATGTGCGAATTCCCGGCCTGAAGATGACGGTTGTCGCGGCGGATGGGCAGCATGTAAAGCCCGTTTCGGTCGACGAGTTCCGCATCGCCGTTGCCGAAACCTACGACGTCATTGTCGAGCCCGAGAACGAGCAGGCTTACACCATTTTCGCTCAATCCATGGACCGCACCGGGTATTCCAGGGGCACCCTGGCTGTTCGCGAAGGCTTGCAAGCCCCTGTTCCAGCTGTCGATCCACGGCCGATCATTTCCATGAGCGATATGGGCATGGACCATGGCGGTATGGGTGGAATGGACCACGGCAGCATGGCTGGCATGGATCACGGCGACATGGCTGGCATGGACCACGGCAGCATGGCCGGCATGGACCATGGCAACATGGCTGGCGCCAACGCGGCCATGCAGAGCCACCCAGAATCCGAGACCAACAACCCCCTGGTCGACATGCAGACGATGACCCCTACGCCAAAACTGGGCGATCCGGGCATCGGGCTGCGTGACAACGGCCGCCGTGTGCTGACCTATGCGGACCTGCGCAGCACCTTCCCGGACCCGGACGGCCGCGCGCCAGGTCGCACAATCGAGCTGCACCTCACCGGCCACATGGAAAAGTTCGCCTGGTCCTTTGACGGCATCAAGTTTTCCGATGCCGAGCCATTGCGCCTCAAGTATGGCGAGCGCCTGCGCATCACCCTGGTCAACGACACCATGATGACTCACCCCATCCACCTGCATGGCATGTGGAGCGACCTGGAGGATGAGAACGGCAACTTCATGGTGCGCAAACACACGATCGACATGCCGCCTGGCTCAAAACGAAGCTACCGCGTCACTGCAGATGCTTTAGGACGTTGGGCCTATCACTGTCACCTGCTGTTCCACATGGAAATGGGCATGTTCCGCGAAGTCCGTGTGGACGAATGA
- a CDS encoding DUF3077 domain-containing protein, whose product MTTEDTQFTVGKTTFYQGENGTHPLFRIEPGIPCRDAREQSSELMGYVRELTITGLMDEKPMMIWAAHYLSAMAKALMDDAELGMKQ is encoded by the coding sequence ATGACCACAGAAGACACCCAATTCACCGTCGGCAAAACCACCTTCTACCAGGGCGAAAACGGCACCCACCCGCTGTTCCGCATCGAGCCCGGCATCCCCTGCCGCGATGCCCGCGAGCAGTCCTCAGAGTTGATGGGCTATGTCCGGGAACTGACCATCACCGGCCTGATGGATGAGAAACCGATGATGATCTGGGCTGCGCACTACCTGAGTGCGATGGCCAAGGCGCTGATGGATGATGCTGAGTTGGGCATGAAGCAGTGA
- the ppa gene encoding inorganic diphosphatase, whose protein sequence is MSYSKIPAGKDLPNDIYVAIEIPANHAPIKYEIDKDSDTLFVDRFMATPMFYPANYGFIPNTLADDGDPLDVLVVTPYPVAPGSVIRARPVGVLNMTDDGGGDAKVIAVPHDKLSQLYVDVKEYTDLPALLIQQIEHFFANYKDLEKGKWVKIEGWEGADAARAAITKSVAAYKG, encoded by the coding sequence ATGAGCTACAGCAAGATTCCGGCGGGCAAAGACCTGCCGAACGACATCTACGTCGCCATCGAAATCCCGGCCAACCACGCGCCGATCAAATACGAGATCGACAAGGACAGCGATACCCTGTTCGTCGACCGTTTCATGGCTACCCCGATGTTCTACCCAGCCAACTACGGCTTCATCCCGAACACCCTGGCCGATGACGGTGATCCGCTGGACGTGCTGGTCGTTACCCCTTACCCGGTAGCTCCAGGTTCGGTTATCCGCGCCCGTCCGGTCGGCGTGCTGAACATGACCGACGACGGCGGCGGCGATGCCAAGGTCATCGCTGTTCCTCACGACAAGCTGTCGCAGCTGTACGTCGACGTGAAGGAATACACCGACCTGCCAGCCCTGCTGATCCAGCAGATCGAGCACTTCTTTGCCAACTACAAAGATCTCGAGAAGGGCAAGTGGGTCAAGATCGAAGGCTGGGAAGGCGCTGACGCCGCCCGTGCCGCGATCACCAAATCGGTTGCTGCCTACAAGGGCTGA